One Papio anubis isolate 15944 chromosome 18, Panubis1.0, whole genome shotgun sequence genomic window, TACCCTCATAGTTCCTGGAATGTGAACTGTTTGGTTTCTGCAAGTTTTTTGATATTTCAGGGTCTGAGTCTTATCCAGGGCAGAGAGCTGGCTCCATATTAATGGGAATGGTCATTAAAGAAACAGAGTCTTGGCTTTTCCTAGAGTCTAGTCTGGAGTACAAATCCaaaatgcagaaaacattttCCCTACACATGCTTCTCATAAATTCCATCTGAAATCAAGCTCATCATCTAAGAAATCACAGGAAATCCAACTTGTTAAGCCTTGGTTGGGTTAAATCAACCTATTCCTAGGCTCCAGTGGACCAGGGTCCGACAGATTCTGCTGAGCAAGGGGCCCGCTTGCACCCTGAATTACACGTAAATGCCTTTTGATGACTCGAACCCTTCCTTACGCATGCGAATCCCTTTCCTGAAATGCTTGTCCTCCCCCAATTTCAACTCAGCCTTCAGATTTCCTTACTCCcattagactgtaagctccatgaagtaAGGCAACAAGTAGGCCATATAGCAGCATAGCTAATAATCACattgcctgggtttaaatcccaggTCTACTGCTTTCTAGCCCTATCAAATcccttaacttttgttttttttaaaaaagaaagaatcttgctttgttgcccaggctggtcttgaactcctggggtcaagggatcctcctgccttggcctcccaaagtgctgggattacagatgacagtcatcacacctggccccaaaTCCCTTAATATTTAAGGTCAtcagtcttctcatctgcaaatagggataaCACGCAACACCTTTgaatggttgtgaggattaaatgaaatcatcCAAGGAAAGCGTTTAACATTATATAGAGGAGGCTTGACAAACGCTTGCCAGTATTAATGTCTAGAAAATATTCCAAatctttttattcatatattatttttaagacagtgtctcgctttgttgcccagactggaaagcagtggtgcaatcttggctctttgcaacctccgcctcctgggttcaagtgattttcctgcctcagcctcccgagtagctgggactacaggcatgcaccaccatgcccagctaatttttgtatttttctagagacagggttttaccatgttggccagactggtctcaaactcgtgacctcaagtgatccacccacgtcaacctcccaaaaagctggaattacaggcatgagccactatgcccggctgaaAAAAATTCCGTATCTGTCAAGAAAAATCCAACTATGGGAAGACGAAACCACTGCTACCCTGCTTGGTCACAGAAACAGGGTCCCACTGATGTGAGGGATAGGAGCTGGAGGGAAAGTGAGGCTGCTTTGCCAGCCAAGTCATCATACTCACAATCACACAGTTCTTCCCAACATGAACGTAGGAACCAATCTGAGCTGCGTTGACCACACAATCTTCCTCAATAAAGACATGGTCCCCAATATGTAAAGGAAAGAATGCAACactagaagaggaaaagaagatgaACAAAGAAAGGTCAAGATGATGTACTTTGGGTCAAGGTTTATAGAACTACAGATCATAATCTGAACTTTATCATCTTAGCAAGACTGTCCCCAGCAAGGAAAGAAACCTCAGGCTagaaaaatcatacaatattgaAGAAAATGAACGTGATTACTAGTTCAAAATTGCAATAGTACACCAAAGAAATATGCAAGGAAAAACTAAGGCAGGAGGGGCAAGATCTTCAAAGCTAAAAGAGCAGGTaccaaataaaaatcaatgaacgTTTGTTCATTCCCACTTCCTTTGAAAATACTCACAGATCACATTTTTACTAACGTGCCCTATAATGTTCCAGGGAATTGACATTAGGATCATGAGTTATAATTTCCACATTCAGCAttctaaaaatttattcattcacagaTTTCagtgagtgcctactatgtgccagactcAATGCTAGAAATCAGGGCTACAACCATGACAAAAGAGATAGAACCCTGTCCACGAGCAGCTTACAATCAAGAAAAGAGATTAAATAGTAAGTAGTGACAACTATGATAAGGGATACAGAAACACAATATCAAGTTATGACCACATATAACAAGGAGACGTTACCTAGTCCACGGCTTTAGGAAAAACTTAATTGACTTTGAGTAGGAGTCAGCAGGCTTTCTCCAGATATCTGACATCATTCCCATCCCATTCTCTAGGGTTCCTCAAATGTCACTGACAGTGGTTCTGTGATCACATTTATACGTAATTTCTATACCTTGGGATGTAAAATATTTGGACTGGAATGAATATAAAATGCTAGATGCTCATTAGTTCCTTCCAATTCTGTTCTATTTTGTTCAGAATATTTTTTCAGAGATGATACCTGTCCTCTATGAACttataatttgtttaaatctTCCTTAACCATTACTATTTTTGGTCTGTACCTCCTGTGCAGCAATGCATTCCTTGATCTCATCACGGTCTGTAGCAGTACTGacagttctttaatttttaaatttaagattccAAGTTTGATAGTATTATCTGATTCTGGTATGAAATGCAggtagaaaaaaatccacattcagCTTCTATTCACGTTTTGCTATTTACACTTTCATATTTCTGCATTTCTCACATGTACTATTCCTACTTACACATCCCTTCATTCAGCAATAAAACCCTTGTTCACTCCTGGTGCTTTTCCTGTGCCATATCCAACCCAATAATGCTGTTAATCAACATCTCTAGTAGTGTTTCAGTCACACCGTATAAAACCATAAAAGGGTACCAGGAGGTTTTCTGGTTTCCCCCTAATAGCCTTCAAAGCTAATCATGTGAATTTTTTATAATGATTCCCTGATCCAGTTCTTGTATGTCATGGAAAGCCTAGAATCCAATATCATTACTGGACATGTGGGATTATTTCTGCATGATACACTTCTAGGTATTATCATTAGTTTGAGTTAATTGCTCCCTTTTCTGTTCCTTCCTAACCATGTTCATACCTCTGTGACAGGTGTATCACACCATATAGTAGCTGTCACATGTCACTATCTGATTATGTTAATTGTTTCTACAACTAGACTTTGGGAACTTTGAGGCAGGAATCTTATTTTATCTATCTTTATATATTCTCAGCTTATAACCTAGCTGCGGGCATGAagaaggtactcaataaatgcttgctgacTTATTGGATGAAATGCAGATGGGTGCCAGGAGGGCAATTAGCCAAGGAGGAGAGAGGTAAAGAGGCAAAGAGAATACTTTTAGCACCATATCAGCTATGGTGGTCAGTTTGCCTGCTCTGTCCATGGCCTTTCTTGGATAGTCTTTATTCCCACTGAAGGATCAGTGGACCTGACTTGACTCTGCCCTTTGGGTCAAAGCTGTTCAGATCATGGATACTTAAGGTGAGCCAATCAGATTCTCTCTCTCAGGAGTTTGGAAATGACACATAAGGTCTCTAGTTGGTGTCTGCTGGAAGCCTAAATGGAGAAATGATATAAATTAGAATGTGAGTCAGCAAGGTAGTCTCCATGAACAAATGGGGCAGGTATctgtgagagagaaaagggaagtagaaatgcagagagaagggcagtatagaagaaaaaatacaatctCAGATACAGAGAGGGATAGGTAGACAAAACTGTCTTGATTCCAGCTAGCTGTCCAATTCCAGGTTCCGGTCCCTTGTGAGGCCTGGCTTGCTCCTTTTCCTGCTCTTAGGTTCCATTATATATGCCAGTCTGTTTGATCAGAAACCCCTTGCTTTTGCCAGTGTATAAGTGGATTCTGTTTGTGGCAACCAATCATCAACCAGACTGAGACAACCACCAGCAGAATTGTGTTCATTATGGTGAACTCTTACTTAGTGCTTCAAACAACAGGATGGACCTAGTCATTATACCACAACTCAACACATGGACCATACCACCAGTGGCAGCTTCTAGCCCAAGACTTGAACAAGTAATTAAATTACATACCCTTTGCTGAATTTCTTGAATGGTGGCCTTATGACACTACGACTTTTTACAACACAATGACGTCCAACTCTTACGTTTGCCAGATCCCCTCGGATAATACAGTCATTCATCACAATGGTCTGTAAgacaaagcaaattttaaaaaattagcaacatAGTCTAAGATGTAACAAAAAAGAGTAGATAACGAGATACTGATTCTGAGTTATGTTACAATCCACTCTGACAGAATGTTACAAATGTTCTGCCAAAAGGAGTAACTTGTAAGGTAAAAAGAGAACTGCCCTCATGACAGTGACTGCAGTTAGCGATGTTCCTAGTAAATCATAAGCTTTGCCCTTAATCCCCCATGAATAGAACTCACTGAATGAGCACTTAGTGAGAACACCTAAAGCAGATCTGGCTTATGTGTCTCTTTAGATTCACTCAGGTAGGTCCTCGTGCCTCCGAAGCCTTGGCTGCTTGCTTATCAAGAGTTCTGGCTGCTCTacctttgtcttctttcttaaCAGTACTACCTCCAGCTCCATGCTCCCAGAGGTGGACCCAATGGAGTGCTGGTTCATCTTCCAACCTCTGAACTCAGATTCTAAGTGCTACACTGCAGCAGAGTGTAAGATGTGGCTTCCCCAGAAGTTGCTGAGAGGGGCTGAGTAACACAACCTGTAAGTCTGGGAGGATTAATGCCTTATACTTGGTAAAGAGTAGGCACCCTCAAAATgtctgctgaataaataaatggggttAAAAAGTGAATATGCTGGAGTTGTAACTGGAAAAAGTAAGCAAGGGACATGCAAGTAGATTATGAGGAATTATGTATGCTAAGCACAGAAGCTTAGGCATTTTTCCTAGAGGATATAAAGagtcaacaaaatattttatttcattaaaaatttttttctggccaggtgtggtagcttacacctgtaatcccaacactttgggaagctgaagcaggcagatcacctgaggtcaggagttcgagaccagcctggccaacatggtgaaactccatctctactaaaaatacaaaaattagccagacatggtggcaggtacctgcagtaatcccagctacttgggaggctaaggcatgagaatcgcttgaacctgggaggcaggggttgcagtgagccaagatcacgctattgcactccagcctgtgcaaaaaGAGTGAgattttgcctcaaaaaaaaaaattttttttttttttaaagacacagggtctcactctattgcccaggctgcagtgtagtggcacaatcatagctcactgcaaccttgagctgctgggctcaagggatcctcccgcctaagccttctgagcagctggtactacaggtgtatgccaccacatcccactaatttttaaatgttttgtagagatgggagtctcactatgttgcccacactggtcttgaacccctaggcTCATGCAATCAATCCTCCAActctggtctcccaaagtgctgggattgcaggcattagACACTGCACTTGGCCCCAGTATTTTAAACAGAGGATTAACATACATAAATTTCcatattattactactactgtgGAAGCACCCTGGCATCTGCATGGGGGATGCAGGTGAGAGACTTGAGGAAAACTGACCCTTTAGATGACTACAATGGATCAAGGTAAAAATAGataattagtcttttttttttttttgagatggagtcttgctctgtcactcaggctggagtgcagtggcgtgatcttgggtcactgcaaccccacctcccaggttcaagcaattctcctgcctcagcctccccagtagctggaattacacgcatccaccaccatgcctggctcatttttatatttttagtagagacagggtttcaccatgttggctaggctgctcttgaactcctgacctcaagtgatcctcccaaagtgctggcattataggcatgagccactgcacccagcctataatgGATCTTATCTAAAGCAATAACTAtacatatagaaagaaaaaataaatcgtaaaaatatataaattaataataaaagtaaattaatctGATTAAGCCTCTAGATTTAACGACCAATTTCAAGGAAGGAGGGAGATAAGGACCTTATTAGGCAACTCCATATAGACATAATCAGCCAAATTCAGCAGCTGGAGAATTCAACTGGACAGTGATCCAGTTTCTGCAACATATAAATGGCATGAAAAGACAAAAGGGTTGGGAAAAGAGAACTGTTacagattaaaagagacttaagagaCATATCAACCAAATATAATGTGTGCAGCATCATGTTTGGATTCTGCTTTGAACAAACCAACTGGAAAAAGATATCCTGAGATACTGGGAAGACTGAATACGGACTGAGGATTAGATGATATTAAGGAAGTACTGGagtttttataatattaacatGATAACAGTGATACTctactcatttttgtttgtttatggagacagggtcttgctctgtcactcaggttggagtgcagtggcctgattatagttcactgtaaccttgaactcctgggctcaagagatccttctgtctcagcctccaagtagctgggactacaggtacatgccaccagatctggctaatttttcttttcattttttgtagagacatagtcttgctatgttgcccaggctggtcgcaaacgcctggcctcaagtaattctctcacttcagcctcccaagtgctaggattgcaattgtgagccaccatgccctatcTCTACCGAATTTTTAAGTCCTTAAGAATTAGTAAGACACATTGAAGTATTTGTGGGTGAAATAACATGACATTtgcaatttgttttaaaatactccagccagtggctcatgcctgtaattctagcaccttgggaggctgatgcaggaggactgcttgagcacaagaggtcgagaccagcctgggcaacatggcaaaaccctatctttacaaaaaatataaaaattagccagatgtggtggtgtacacctgtagtcccagctactcaggagtctgagatggggGGATTGTCTGAGcatgaggaggttgaggctgcagtgagctgagatcacgccactgcactcccacccgggtgacagagtgagaccctgtctcaaaaaaaaaaaaaaaaaattaagcagggcatggtggcacgtgcctatagtcccaggtacactggaggctgaggtgggaggatcaccaggaattcaaggctacagtgagctatgatagcgccacttgctgcacttcagcctgggcaacagagtacaactctgtctcagaaaaagaaaaaataaataaataagaataaataaaaaactctAGTCTTCCCTACCCCACCCTAGTCAAACTAGGACTGAGTTTACAGGGTGAGTTTAGAGATGAAGCAAAGATGTCAGAATACTGCTAATTATGGAAGCTGGTAAACGACTTTATGGGAATTCATTATATCCACTCTACTTTGGTACATGTCTTAAAAGTTCCATAATGATAATGTTtagctacaaaaagaaaaaaataataatctgctACTATACACAACAAGATGGATACATCTCAAAAACATTACGCTGCGTGAAAAAAGCTTGACATAAAAGAGCATATGATTCTAACCCAGATATCCAttaatgggtgaatggataaagaaaatgtggtatacactgcttcttggccttttggctaagatcaagtgaagaaaatgtagtatatatacataatggaatattattcagtcataaaaaagaatgaaatcctgtcacttgcagcaacatggatggaactggaggttattatattaaataagtcaagcacagaaagacaaatatcacatgttctcactcatacgtgggcactaaaaaagtagatttcaagacagagagtagaatggtggttaccagaggccaagAAAGGTAGCGGGAAGGAGGAggggttgattaatgggtacaaatatacagcTTGATagatgaaataagaaataagaccTAGCATTTGATAGGTCAGTAGGTGACAATAGCTTACAGtaatctattatatatttcaaaatagctagaaggaaatattttttttttaacttttaagttcaggggtacatatgcaggtttgttaaataggtaaacttgtgtcatggaggtttgttgtacatattatttcatcacccaggtattaagcctagtacctatcagtaatttttcctgatcctttccctcctgcaccctccccactccccgttcccataggccccagtgtgtgttgttcccctctatatgtccatcatttagcctccagttccatccatatccctgcaaaaaacatgatctcattcttttttatggctgcattgtattccatggtgtacgtaccacattttctttatccagtctatcattgatgagcatttaggttgatcccatgtctttgctattgtgaatagtgttgcaatgatgagcatttaggttgatcccatgtctttgctattgtgaatagtgttgcaatgaatatatatgtgtatatgtctttataacagaatgatttatattcctttgggtatataaccagtaatgggattgctgggtcaaatggtatttctgtctttaggtctctgaggaatcaccacactgtcttccacaatggttacactcccactaacagtatgTAAACgcttctttttctccacaaccttaccagcatctgttattttttgactttttaacaacagctattctgactggtgtgagatggtaactagtggttttgatttgcacttctctaatgatcagtgatattgagctttttgtCATGATTGTTGTATGTCTGcttctgaaaagtgtctgttcatgtccgttgcccactttttaaatgggattgttttctacttgcaaatttgtttaattcctttagatgctggatattagacctttgtcagatgcacagtttgcaaaaattttctcccattctgtaggatgtctgtttactctgttaatagtttcttttgctgtgcagaatctctttagtttaatcagatctcatttgtcaacttTCGCTTTGTTGCAAtcgcttttggcatcttcatcatgaaatctctgcctgtgcctatgtcctgaatggtactggataggttgtcttccaggatttttacagttttgggttttacatttaagtctttaatctatcttgagttgatttttgtatatggtgtaaggaaggggtccagtttcaattttctccatatggctagccagttatccaagcaccatttattgaatagggaatcctttcctcattgcttgtttttggcaGGTTTGATGAAGaccagatagttgtaggtgtgtggtcttatttctgggttctctattctgttccattgttctatgtgtctgttcttgtaccagcaacacgctgttttggttaccatagccctGTAGTAcagttggaagtcaggt contains:
- the DCTN5 gene encoding dynactin subunit 5 isoform X2 yields the protein MELPNKTIVMNDCIIRGDLANVRVGRHCVVKSRSVIRPPFKKFSKGVAFFPLHIGDHVFIEEDCVVNAAQIGSYVHVGKNCVIGRRCVLKDCCKILDNTVLPPETVVPPFTVFSGCPGLFSGELPECTQELMIDVTKSYYQKFLPLTQV